The window CGTTTCTCGCGGCGCGTTGAGTTCCCAACGTTCAAACGTTGAGCCTTCAAACGTTCTAACGAATACCTTGAAACCTCGGTAGGATGGCCGGCATGAAGGGTGATCCCACATTTGAAGACGTGCTGGCAGCGGCTGAGCGCATCCATGGCCACGTGCACCGAACGCCAGTGATGACCTCGAGGGAGATCGATCGCATTGCCGGAGGGCGCCTCTGTTTCAAATGTGAAAACCTGCAGAAGGTTGGTGCCTTCAAGGCTCGCGGCGCGACCAATGCGGTGCTGTTGTTGGACGAGAAATCGGCCGCTCGCGGCGTCGCCACCCACTCCTCCGGCAACCACGCGGCTGCCCTCGCCTATGCCGCTTCACTGCGTGGTGTTCCCGCACACGTTGTCATGCCATCGTCGGCACCTCCGGTCAAAAAGGCTGCAGTGGCTGGCTATGGTGCCCTGATTACCGAGTGCGAGCCGACTCTCGAGGCTCGCGAAAACACACTCGAGGAGGTAGTTGCGCGCACCGGCGCCACCTTCATCCACGCGTACGACAACCCGATGGTGATTGCTGGCCAGGGCACCGCCTCGCTGGAGCTGATCACCGACGCGCCCGATCTCGATTTCATTCTGGCTCCGGTCGGCGGCGGCGGCCTGATGTCGGGAACTGCGATAGCGGTCTCCTCGTCGAGACCGGACATCGCCATCTGGGGGTGCGAGCCGGCGGGCGCGGACGACGCCTATCGATCGCTGCGCGACCGGACCCGTTACCCTTCGGTGGAACCGAAAACCATTGCTGACGGCTTGCTCACCTCGCTCAGTGAGAGGACCTTTCGAATCCTGAGCGAAAACCTCGAGGGAATTCTCACGGTCGGCGAGGAGTCCATCATTCACGCCATGCGACTCTTGTGGGAGCGCATGAAGCTGGTCGTCGAACCGTCAGGTGCGGTGCCGCTGGCGGCTGTCCTGGAACACCCAGGGCGCTTCACCGACCGGCGCGTCGGGCTGATCGTCTCGGGAGGAAACGTCGACCTTGACAGATTGCCGTGGTAAAGCTCCCCCACCGGGGATGTTCTGATTAGGCACCGAAAATGCTCTCGAGGTCTATATTGGCATCGCGCAGTTTCTCCGGCGCACTGGTGATGTAGTTGTTCTCCTTGCCGAAGGTGAGCAGGGCTTTTTCGATCTTTGCCCGACCCCGGTAGAGACGAGACATGACGGTCCCGACCGGAACGGCGAGAATCTCGGCTACTTCCTGATAGGTGTGGCCCTGGATGTCGACCAGGAGCAGAGCCATCTTGTAATCGTGGGGGAGTGAGTTGATGGCCTTGGCGATGTCCACATCCATCTCTTCAGCTACCACCTCGGCTTCGGGTCCCACCTCCCCGAGGCTCAGTTCGGCTGCCGAGAGCTCATCACCGACGTCGCGAAGCTCGTCGAGCTCGAGGTGCTGCGGCGTGGCCCGTTTCTTGCGGTAGGTGTTGATGAAGTTGTTCTTCATGATCCGGAAGAGCCACGCCTTGAGGTTCGTGCCCTCCTCGAAACCCTGGTAGTAACGATAGGCCTTGAGGTAGGTTTCCTGGATCAGATCTTCGGTATCGGCGACGGACCGCGTCATGCGCAGGGCGGTCTTGTAGAGCTGGTTGTAGTAGGGCAGCTCGGCCGAATTGAAGTCCCATGCGGTGGTTTCGTTGGTGTTCATCGTTCCTCCTCGAACTTGAATATAGGTCTCAACTCTATGTTTGTCAAGAAAAAATTTGAATATTTCTAGAAAAATACTAGATTTCCTAGAAATCTTTGAACGAAACGAGCTTTCGGGCGGCGTTGCAGTCAACCCCCCGGCCGGTCAACCGAGGTCGACCACGGTCGACGAATCACGGTGATGAACCTCCGCACAAGATGACGAAACGGAAGGGTATGCAGGTACTGATCGGGGTCCGGGGTGGATTGAATAGAGCCGGCACCACCTGATCCGGACCAGCACCCAGCAACCAGGCTGATCGGCGCGAACTTCAGGTAGGGTGGGAGACAATTCCGAAATCCAAAGTCCAAAACCCGAAATCCGTTTTGGATGGGTTATCCTATGCGGCGTTGCGATTCCGGTGCGGTTGTTATGAGACTGCGGGGTCGCAGTAATGAGGGAGGCAGCGGGTGGGTCTGTTCGGCGGACAGGATCAACCGTGGCGGGCACCGCGTGGTGAGTCTGCCCTGTGCGGTGTCCTGCTGTTC is drawn from Acidobacteriota bacterium and contains these coding sequences:
- a CDS encoding sigma-70 family RNA polymerase sigma factor codes for the protein MNTNETTAWDFNSAELPYYNQLYKTALRMTRSVADTEDLIQETYLKAYRYYQGFEEGTNLKAWLFRIMKNNFINTYRKKRATPQHLELDELRDVGDELSAAELSLGEVGPEAEVVAEEMDVDIAKAINSLPHDYKMALLLVDIQGHTYQEVAEILAVPVGTVMSRLYRGRAKIEKALLTFGKENNYITSAPEKLRDANIDLESIFGA
- a CDS encoding threonine/serine dehydratase; the protein is MKGDPTFEDVLAAAERIHGHVHRTPVMTSREIDRIAGGRLCFKCENLQKVGAFKARGATNAVLLLDEKSAARGVATHSSGNHAAALAYAASLRGVPAHVVMPSSAPPVKKAAVAGYGALITECEPTLEARENTLEEVVARTGATFIHAYDNPMVIAGQGTASLELITDAPDLDFILAPVGGGGLMSGTAIAVSSSRPDIAIWGCEPAGADDAYRSLRDRTRYPSVEPKTIADGLLTSLSERTFRILSENLEGILTVGEESIIHAMRLLWERMKLVVEPSGAVPLAAVLEHPGRFTDRRVGLIVSGGNVDLDRLPW